A genomic window from Agreia sp. COWG includes:
- a CDS encoding sugar transferase, which translates to MTRATAAGAHAWIRSYRTRLRVTDIVVVLLAVGLAQLSRFGTDDTSVQAAGVAVGYWDLSALVALIWIALIGASRTRDARVVGAGPAEYRLVVRASALTFGLIAIASLLFKIDIARGYFIVAMPVGLAALIVSRWLWRRWLVKQRAVGRYLTRAIVVGTLRDVNYVVTQIDGQPSAAYQLVGVMIDGEHPRQISSARGPVSVIAGLDGIAAVASRLGVDTVIVAGQPNRGDDFIRTLGWQLEGTATELVLASRLVDIAGPRIHFRPVEGLPLIHVEIPQYGGPRHAMKRTLDITLSGLALLALAPVFAVLALLVRSDSPGPVIFRQERVGRKGVTFTMRKFRSMSVDAEQVLESLRDRNEGAGVLFKMKNDPRVTRVGAVLRRFSLDELPQLWNVFIGDMSLVGPRPPLASEVAGYEDHVHRRLFIKPGLTGMWQVNGRSDLSWDEGVRLDLYYVENWSLTGDLMIMWRTVKVLTNPTGAY; encoded by the coding sequence ATGACGCGAGCAACAGCCGCCGGGGCGCACGCCTGGATTCGCAGCTACCGCACGCGGCTGAGGGTGACCGACATCGTCGTCGTGCTGCTGGCCGTCGGGCTGGCTCAGCTCTCTCGTTTCGGCACCGACGACACCTCGGTGCAGGCTGCGGGCGTCGCCGTGGGCTACTGGGACCTCTCGGCGTTGGTGGCCCTCATCTGGATCGCACTGATCGGGGCCTCCCGCACCAGGGATGCCCGCGTCGTGGGCGCCGGCCCCGCCGAGTATCGCCTCGTGGTTCGCGCCAGCGCCCTCACCTTCGGCCTCATCGCCATCGCATCGCTGCTCTTCAAGATCGACATCGCCAGGGGCTACTTCATCGTGGCCATGCCCGTGGGCCTCGCCGCCCTCATCGTGTCGCGCTGGCTCTGGCGCCGCTGGCTCGTGAAGCAGCGCGCGGTGGGGCGCTACCTCACTCGCGCGATCGTGGTGGGCACCCTGCGCGACGTCAACTACGTGGTCACCCAGATCGACGGCCAGCCGAGCGCCGCGTACCAGCTCGTCGGCGTCATGATCGACGGCGAACACCCTCGGCAGATCTCGTCGGCGCGCGGGCCCGTTTCCGTCATCGCGGGTCTCGACGGCATCGCCGCCGTGGCCAGCCGCCTGGGAGTCGACACCGTGATCGTGGCGGGCCAGCCCAACCGAGGCGACGACTTCATCCGCACCCTGGGCTGGCAACTCGAGGGAACGGCCACCGAGCTCGTGCTGGCGTCGCGCCTCGTCGACATCGCGGGTCCGCGCATCCACTTTCGCCCGGTCGAGGGGCTGCCCCTCATCCACGTGGAGATCCCCCAGTACGGCGGCCCCCGCCACGCCATGAAGCGCACGCTCGACATCACGCTGTCGGGCCTGGCGCTGCTCGCGCTGGCCCCGGTCTTCGCTGTGCTGGCGCTGCTCGTGCGCAGCGACAGCCCGGGGCCCGTGATCTTTCGCCAGGAACGAGTAGGCCGCAAGGGTGTCACCTTCACCATGCGCAAGTTCCGTTCGATGAGCGTCGACGCCGAGCAGGTGCTCGAGAGCCTGCGCGACCGCAACGAGGGTGCCGGCGTGCTGTTCAAGATGAAGAACGACCCCCGCGTCACCCGCGTCGGCGCCGTGCTGCGCCGCTTCTCGCTCGACGAGCTTCCGCAGCTGTGGAACGTCTTCATCGGAGACATGAGCCTGGTGGGCCCTCGCCCGCCGCTGGCGAGCGAGGTCGCGGGATACGAGGACCACGTGCACCGCCGTCTGTTCATCAAGCCCGGCCTCACAGGCATGTGGCAGGTGAACGGCCGCAGCGACCTCAGCTGGGACGAGGGCGTGCGGCTCGACCTCTATTACGTCGAGAACTGGTCGCTCACCGGCGACCTCATGATCATGTGGCGCACCGTCAAGGTGCTCACCAACCCCACGGGAGCCTACTGA
- a CDS encoding TIR domain-containing protein: MFSVFPLYDLDNDSFRVQQLNPEGVEMVPLPGDIHLDALASQSDADVRNWLDGQIESTSCVVVFIGENTAGRRWITYVIGKARELGKPMVGVAIHALADENGAQANAGESPFANSGMSARALSQIETYSPAFATSVFVRSHIRYGLGDWIAAAVREHQRAQSGRSRRQAGLGAKRSSENTG, translated from the coding sequence GTGTTTTCGGTCTTCCCCCTATATGACCTCGACAATGATTCCTTCCGGGTGCAGCAGCTGAATCCCGAAGGCGTCGAGATGGTGCCGCTCCCCGGCGACATCCATCTCGACGCTCTCGCGAGCCAGTCCGACGCCGACGTGCGCAACTGGCTCGACGGCCAGATCGAATCCACCTCGTGCGTCGTCGTCTTCATCGGCGAGAACACCGCCGGTCGTCGATGGATCACCTACGTGATCGGCAAGGCGCGCGAGCTGGGCAAGCCCATGGTCGGCGTGGCGATCCACGCCCTCGCCGACGAGAACGGAGCGCAGGCGAACGCCGGCGAGAGCCCCTTCGCCAACTCCGGAATGTCGGCCCGCGCCCTCTCGCAGATCGAGACCTACTCACCGGCCTTCGCCACCAGCGTGTTCGTGCGTTCGCATATCCGCTACGGCCTGGGCGACTGGATCGCCGCCGCGGTGCGCGAGCATCAGCGGGCCCAGTCGGGGCGTTCGCGCCGCCAGGCCGGCCTCGGTGCCAAGAGGTCGTCCGAGAACACCGGCTGA